One Salvia splendens isolate huo1 chromosome 22, SspV2, whole genome shotgun sequence DNA segment encodes these proteins:
- the LOC121787079 gene encoding zinc finger protein CONSTANS-LIKE 5-like: protein MEVGVVPEATESLGKSESVAVLGMDREARVLRYREKRKNRKFDKTIRYASRKAYAETRPRIKGRFAKRSELEVESLLGGDAASYGVVPSF, encoded by the coding sequence ATGGAGGTGGGGGTTGTGCCGGAGGCGACGGAGAGCTTGGGGAAGAGCGAGAGCGTGGCGGTGCTGGGAATGGATAGAGAGGCAAGGGTGCTGAGGTacagagagaagaggaagaacaGAAAGTTCGATAAGACGATTCGATACGCGTCGAGGAAAGCGTACGCGGAGACGAGGCCGAGAATTAAAGGGAGATTCGCGAAGCGGTCTGAGCTGGAGGTGGAGTCGCTCCTCGGCGGCGACGCTGCGTCGTACGGCGTCGTTCCGAGCTTCTAG